The stretch of DNA ATGGGCATTCGTTCCAGCGATATCGAAGTCGGTGTGGATGCGCGCAAGGATCAGCTTCGCCTGCACCCAGCCAGGGCCTCGCTGTATGAAGGTAGCTACTCGGGTGACATCCGTGTAGATGCCCGTCGTGACACGGCGCGCTATTCGGTGGACGAAAAGCTCGAGGGCGTGAAGTTCGGCGCCATGCTTGATGACATGTTCGGTGTCTCACGGCTGTCCGGCGTGACTGCACTGTCCGTTCAAAGTACCGCTGTCGGCAATTCCGTCAATGCCATCAAGCAGAGCCTGGATGGCAAGGTGTCGTTACGCGTGACGGACGGCGCCATCGAAGGCATGAACCTGCGCGAGTCCCTGCGCAAGGCACATGCGAGAGTCGAGAACCGGCCCTACCAGCGCGAGGACATGGCTGAGCGTACTCGCTTTGCCGAGCTGCTCGCGCAAGGTCGGCTGGAGAAGGGGGTTTTCATCAACGAGATACTCGACATGCGGTTGCCCTTCCTGCGTGTCGATGGCGATGGCCGGGCCGACCTGGTTGCGGCAACTGTCGATTACGAGATACGCGCGAAGGTGGTCGAGGATGATTCGCTGGAAGGGTCGCTTGGCGAGCTGTCGGGCCTGGTCATACCGGTGAAAATAACCGGCGATATGGCAGCACCATCCATCAAACCAGCGGTAGGTGAAGCCTTGAAGGCAAAGGCGAAGGCCGAGCTCGACGCAAAGCGCGAGCAGGCGCGGCAGGATGCAAAAAAGGATATCGACGAGAAAAAAGAGGAAGCCGAAGACAAGTTGAAGGACAAGCTGCGAGGGCTGTTTGACTGATGCGCCTGTCCGAGCTTGCGTTGTTCTTGAGCAGCTTTCTGCTGCTGCTGGCACTGCCCGCCAGCTCGGCGGAGTTCGAGACCCTGGAGGTGTCGAGTGCCGATGGTGTCTATCGTGTCGAGGTGGTGGTCGTACTTGATGTCCCCGTGGAGCCGGTGCGCAGGGTGCTTACCGACTATGATCATCTCTGGTGGATCACCGGTGCCATCAAGACGTCACAGCATCTAGATTCACCCACCGAGGGCGTCCATACCGTATTCACGGAATCACGGGTCTGCTTCCTGTTTTTCTGCAAGACCATTGAACAGGTGCAGCGTGTCGATGAAACGAACCCCCTGCATATCGTGTCCAGGGCCTTGCCGGAGTACAGCGATGTGAAGCGCTCGGAAGCGCATTGGATCCTGGAACCACTGGATGGCGAGCAACGCACCCGCATGCACTGGACGCTGGAAATGGAGCCGGACTTCTTCATACCGCCGCTGATCGGTCCCTCGGTGGTCAAGGATGCGCTGCTGGAAGAAGGGCAAGCGTCCGCACGCGGAATCGAGAAGCTTGCCCGCGAACGAATGAATCGCTGAACGATGCCAACCGATTTTTCCATTCGCGTGCTCGACTGGTTCGATGCTCATGGCCGCAAGAGCCTGCCCTGGCAGGCGAATCCGACACCTTACCGGGTGTGGGTATCCGAGATCATGTTGCAGCAGACGCAGGTGGCGACGGTCATTCCTTATTACGAGCGATTCATGGCGTCCTTCCCGGACGTGGTCTCGCTTGCCGATGCCGATGTAGACCAGGTCTTGCATCACTGGTCGGGACTTGGTTATTACGCCCGGGCCAGGAACCTGCACCGGGCGGCGCAGGTCATCAAGCAGGAATACGATGGCGAATTTCCGGCGGACATCGAGGCGGTGGAGCAATTGCCCGGCATTGGCAGGTCGACAGCAGGTGCCATACTCTCGCTGGCCCATGACCAGCGCCATGCCATTCTCGATGGCAATGTGAAGCGCGTGCTGGCAAGGCATGCGGCGGTCGACGGCTGGCCTGGACGGACGGCGGTGTCACGCAGGCTCTGGGAGCTCGCCGAGGCACGCACGCCACATGCTCGGGTGGCCGCGTACAACCAGGCGATGATGGATCTCGGCGCGACGGTCTGCCGCCGCTCGAGCCCGGAATGCGGGCATTGCCCGGTCAGCGGTGATTGCAAGGCACTGTCCGACAACCGCATCGACGAGTTGCCGGGCCGCAAGCCGAAGAAGGCCATCCCGCAAAGGCAGACCGTCATGCTGGTGCAGGAATGCGATGGCAAGGTGTTGCTGGAGCAGCGGCCGCCTAGCGGCCTGTGGGGCGGCTTGTGGAGCCTGCCGGAAGTTGCTGCATTGGAGCGCGTCCTCGGCGAGCTGGATGTGCCTGCCACGGATATTCATGAACTGCCGGTGGTCGACCATGCGTTCAGCCACTATCGTCTCGATATTACGCCCGTGCTGTTGCGCGGCATCACCTCGCCCTCGCTGAACGACCGACCGACGCAATGGTATGATCTCGCCTCGCCGGCGGAGATCGGCCTTGCTGCGCCCGTCCGTCGTATCCTTGATGAAGCCAGAATCGCGCTCGACGCGGCGCGCAGGAGCAGGAAATGAGTCGCATGGTGAATTGCGTGGTGCTGAAGACCGAGAGCGAGGGACTGGATTTCCAGCCTTACCCGGGCGAACTGGGCGAGCGCATCGTCGCCAACGTGTCGAAGGCTGGCTGGCAGAAATGGCTGGCACACCAGACCATGCTGATCAACGAATACCGCCTCAGCACCATGGATCCGAAAGCCCGCAAGTTCCTCGAATCCGAAATGGAGAAGTTCTTCTTCGGAGACGGCTCGGAAAAACCTGAAGGTTTTGTCGCGCCGGAGTGATGTCCTGGCGAGGCTGCTTCAGCTGACCTCGAGATACTGCACGCTGAACAGTTTTTCCGCATCCTGCCAGACATTTTTCACTGCAAGGCCGGCGCGCCCTGCCAGGGCGGCAAACCGCTCCAGCGTGTACTTGTAACTGGATTCGGTGTGTATGGTCTCGCCAGCGGCAAAATCGATTCGAACACCATCAATGTGCACGGCCTGCGCGCGCAGGCTGACCAGGTGCATCTCGATACGATGCAGCTCGTCATTCCAGATGGCCTTGTGCCTGAAGTTTTCCAGGTCGAAGTCCGCATCCAGCTCGCGGTTCAGTCTTGTCAATACATTGAGATTGAAGGTGGCGGTAACGCCGGCGGCATCGTCGTAAGCGCGCTCCAGTGTTGCAGCGTCCTTCTCCAGGTCGACACCGATCAGTACCCCGCCTCCGTGGCCCGCATCACGACGCATGTTCTTCAGCAAGTCGAGCGCATCCTCGGGATCGAAGTTGCCGATGGTGGAGCCGGGAAAATAGACGACGTTGCGCTCGGCCTTGCGAGATGATTCGGGCAGCTCGTACTCGCCGGTGAAGTCGGCGCAGACGGGAATGATCTCGATGTCCTGGAAGTCGGCTGCCAGGGCTTCGGCGCTGGCGACGAGGTGTTCCTTGGAAATTTCCACGGGCACATAGGCCGCCGGTTGCTCCATGTGGGCCAGCAGCGTGCGGATTTTCACCGATGAGCCGGACCCGTACTCGATCAGCATGGCGCGAGGACCAATCGCGTCACAAATCTCCCTGATATTCGCCTTCATGATGCCGAGCTCGGTACGTGTCGGGTAGTACTCGGGCAGTTCGCAGATGTCATCGAAAAGCTGCGATCCCCTTTCGTCATAGAAGTACATGGACGACAGCCACTTGTCGGGTGCCTGCAGCGATGCGAGTACTTCGCTGCGCATGTCCGATGCGCGTGGATGAAAGTCGTGGAGTTCGAGATCCTGTTCCGTTTCCTGTCGAGTCAAAGCATCGTCCTTGCTCAGCGTGCCAGTCGGAGGCCAGTGAATTGCCAGCGATCCGGAGGATAGAAGAAATTTCGGTAGGTGCTCCTGATGTGGTCGCGTGATGTCGCGCAGGAACCGCCACGCAGCACGAACTGGCCACTCATGAATTTGCCGTTGTATTCGCCAATCGCGCCTGCCGGAGGAGAGTAGCCAGGATAGGGCGAGTAGCTCGAGCGCGTCCATTCCCACACATCGCCCCAGACCTGCGAAACGGGCTGGCTGTCGGCGGCGTCCGGATGGAAGCGACCGAGGTCGGCCGTGTTGGCCGGCATGCGGGTGTCCTGCTGGCGGGCAAAGACTTCCCACTCGAACTCCGTCGGCAACCTGGCACCTTCCCAGTGCTTGCCGGCCCAGCTGGCGTAGGCATCCGCTTCGAAATAGGAAAGGTGCGAGACGGGCGCATCCGGATTCAGGGCCTGGACGCCGCCAAGAGTGAATTCGCTGGCCAGGTCTTCCTGCCAGTAGAAGGGGCGGCTCCAATCCTCGGCCAGGATGGTCGCCCAGCCCTCCGAGAGCCACCAGCGCGGTTCGCGGTAGCCTCCTGCAAGGATGAATTCCCGGTACTCGCGATTGGTGACAGGCCGGTTCGCCATGGCGAAATCCTGCAGCAGGACCTGGTGGGCCGGACCCTCGTTGTCGAAATGGAACCCCGGGCCGGCCTGGCCGACATCATGGATGCCGCCCGCGAAATCGATGAAAGCCAGCTCGGCTGCTCGTGCACCAGAGCCCTCCGGCATGTCGTGATACGCCGGCTTGAGCGGATTCTGCGACAGCACGTGTTTGATATCGGTCAGCAGCAGTTCCTGGTGTTGCTGCTCATGCTGGATGCCCAGCTCGACCAGCACGCCAACATGGGCGGCCTTGTCTTCATCCAGGCGATCCAGCAGCTGCTCCATGTGCTTGTCGACGTGCTGCCGGTAGGCAAGGATTTCGGCAACCGAAGGCCTCGACAGGAAGCCGCGCTCGGCACGGCGGTGCATCTGGCCGACCTGGTAGTAGTACGAATTGAACAGGTAGCCAAAGCGCTCGTCGTAGGCCGCGTAACCCGGCAGGTGCGGGGCCAGCAGGAAATTCTCGAAAAACCAGCTGACATGCGCCAGGTGCCACTTGGTCGGGCTGACGTCCGGCATGGACTGTACCACCATGTCCTCCGGGCTCAACGGGGCGGCGAGCGCTTCCGTGAACGAGCGGGTTGACCGGTAGCGGTGGCCGAGAGACTCGGCGCCTGGCTGGAATTCGGGGGTGGCGGCCATCGTGAATCCGCGGTTTTGGGGTCCCTCGATGGTACCTCCGGCCCAAGGGGGCGGCAAACCGCGCTTCCCTGCGCTCCCCCCTTGACTCTGGACGGGCAGGCCGGTTTAATACCCGCCTTCGCGCCACCCCAAAGGCGGCAGCGATACCTTCGGATACGGGCCAGGTAGCTCAGTTGGTAGAGCAGGGGATTGAAAATCCCCGTGTCGGCAGTTCGATTCTGTCCCTGGCCACCATATAGAAAAGGCCCGCAGCATGCGCTGCGGGCCTTTTTTCTTGCCGGTCTGTCGAATCGGCTCAGTCGCTCTCAGCCAGTCCCAGGGCTTCGTCGACGCTGCCCTGTGCCAGCGGGTGGTAGCCCGGGCGGGCTTCCTTGTAGATGCGGCGAGCAAATTCCATGTGCTCGGGCGACTTCGCCAGTTCCTCGTACAACGGCACGATCAGCTTGCGACGGCCAATGTCGACGAGGTAGTCCTCGAGCCGTTCGAAGGCCGGATCGTAGTCGTTGCGGATGGCGATCTTCAGCCAGGAGTGGGCGATCTCGTTGTTGCTGGTGCCCGTCAGGCCGAAGCTGCCATCCAGCTCGGCGAGCCGGTCCATTTCCATGGTCTTCGGCATGTTGTTCAGGAAATAAAGCCACTGGTGCACGGTCCAGTTGTCGGTGTCGATGTCCACCGCAGCGAGTGCGCCCTTCAGCCAGGCTGCACGGGCGGTATCGACTTTCTTGAACGCATCCGATTCCGGTACCGGGTGGTCGACCGGCAGGCCTGGCTCGTGGATCCATTCGTTGATGCGGGCCATGTCCAGGGTCTCCGGGAACTTCGCCACGAGCTCGGCTTCAAGGTAGTCCTTGAACTGCTGCGTGGTGATCGACTGGAAGGCGAAGTGATCGAAGTAGTCCTTCAGGAAGGCATCGAAATTGTCCCGGCCGACCTTGTACTCCAGCTCGCGCAGGAACAGCGCACCCTTTTCGTAGGGGATGTTGGAGAACACGTCATCCGGATCGCGCTGGCCGAGCTCGATGTTGAGGACCGTATCCTCGGGCGGCAGTGCGTCGAGTTCGTTCAGGATGTCCTGGTAACCCAGCACGGCTTCCTGTCGCTCGCGTGCCTTGCCATAGACCTCTTCCATGATGCGGTAGGTCAGGTAGGTGGTGAAACCTTCGTTAAGCCACAGGTCGCGCCAGGTGGAATTGGTCACCAGGTTGCCCGACCAGGAATGTGCGAGTTCGTGTGCGATCAGCGAAACCAGCGACTTGTCACCGGCGACCACGGTCGGGGTGATGAAGGACAGGCGTGGATTCTCCATGCCACCGAACGGGAAGCTCGCCGGCAGCATCAGGATGTCGTAACGCCCCCAGCGATACGGGCCGTACAGCGCCTCGGTGACCTCCATCATCCGTTCGGTGTCCTCGAACTCTGCAGCAGCTGCCTCGAGGATGTAGGGCTCGGCGTAGACACCGGTGCGTTCCGACATCGACTGGAAGTCGAGATTGCCGACACCGATCGCGATCAGGTAGGGCGGGATCGCCTGCGGCATGTCGAAATGGTACTCACCATCCTTGTTGATGGTTTCTTCCATCTCGGCGCTCATGGTGGCCAGCAGGTGCTGCGGCGTGCGGATGGTCGCGTCGTACGTCACGCGCACGCCCGGAGTGTCCTGCAAGGGGATGAAGCTGCGAGCATGGATGGCCTGGGCCTGCGAGAAGAGGAACGGGTTTTCCTTGTCGGCTGTCTGCTCCGGGCTCAGCCATTGCAGGCCGGATGCCTGCGGTGAGGTCCGGTAGCTCAGGCGCACGCGATCGGCCTGGTCGTCGAGTGCAATCACAATCGGCTGGCCCAGCGCGCCGAGGGCCTCACCCATGACCCAGTCGGCATCGCTGAATCCCTCGGCCGTGCCGACTTCCACTGCTTCGATGGTCAGGGCACGAGAATCCAGCACCAGCCTGTCAGCCTGCGGGTCGATGCGATCGAGCGACAGGGTTGCGGTACCCGCGAGCTGCTTCGCGTCGAAATCCACGTCGAGATCCAGCGAGACATGCGTGACTCGCACGGCATCGGAATTGGCGAAGGAATGCACGTCCATGCTGGCGGCAGCAAGGCTGGCCGAATCCAGCGCCATCAGCGCGCTGCGATCCGCCTCGGAGGCGGACATGGTTGCCACGCTGTTGTCGGTGTCCGAGCACGCTGCGACCAGCGCGAGGCTGGCGACCAGCAAGGGGAAGAGCAGTTGCTTGTAGAGAGACATGAAGTACCTCATGGCTTGATGAAATGAAAGCAGCTGCAGGACCGTCGAGCAGTCCTGCGGACGAAAATCTGGGTTGTTCAGGTCTCCCGGCGTTCGTGCTGGCCGGGTGTCGCCTCGACATCGGTCTTGCCGGTAGCCGCGACGCGATCCATGCATTGCGATGCCTGGAGGGGCGGGCTGAACAGGTAGCCCTGCATGATGAAGCATTGCCGGTCTTTCAGCCAGTCTGCCTGTTCGCGTGATTCGACGCCCTCGGCGATGACCTTGAGATCGAGCTCCTGGGCGAGTTCGATGGTGGCGCGTGCGATGGCTGCGTCCTCTCGATTCATGGTGACATTGTCGATGAAGGACTTGTCGAGTTTCACTGCGGTGATCGGGAATCGCTTCAGGTAGGTCAGCGACGAGTTGCCGGTGCCGAAATCATCCAGCGCCAGCTGGCAGCCGAGCGCCCGCAGTTTGCGCAGCTTGGTGAGATTGCTGTGGGCATTGGAAAGCGCCACGGTCTCGGTGATTTCGAACATCACGGCGCTCGGGTCCACGCCGACATCCTTGATCATGGCCTCGATATGCTCGACCGCGTCCTCGGCTTCCAGCTGCCGCGGCGAGAGATTGATGCCGGTATAGAAGTCCTTGCCAAAGCGTTCGGTGAAGCGACGCGCCTGCTGCAACGCGGCGCGCAGCGCCCAGTCGCCGAGCGGGCGAATCAGGCCGGTTTCCTCGGCCAGCGGGATGAACTCGGCCGGCGAAATCATGCCGTATTCCGGCGACTCCCAGCGCAGCAAGGCCTCGGCGCCGACATAGGCCTGGGTGGCGCCATGCATTTCGAGCTGGAACGCCAGGAAGAATTCCTCGTTCTCCAGCGCCCGGCGCAGCGCATTCTCGCGTGACAGCCGTGTCAGCGCTTCGGCATGCATGTCGGGCGTGAATATCTGGAAGCCATTGCGCCCCTGGGTCTTGGCACGGTACATGGCGATGTCGGCGTTCTGCAGCAGCAGGTCGTTTTCCTTGCCATGATCGGGAGCGACGGCGATGCCGATGCTGGCCGTCAGTTTCAATTCGGTCGAATCCTCGAGGATGATGGGCTCGGACACTTCCATCAGCAGGCGTCGCGCCACCGTGCGAATCTCGTCGAGCGTGTTCATTTCCTCGACAACGATGATGAATTCGTCACCCGAAAGGCGCGCCACGGTGTTTTCCTGGCGAACCGTCTTCTGCAGCCGTTCGGCAATTTCACGCAACACTTCGTCGCCGACATGATGGCCGAGCGAGTCGTTGATGTGCTTGAAACGATCGAGATCAACGAACAGCACCGCAACCAGCGACTTGTGACGTTGTGATTTTGCCAGCGCACGATCCATTCGGTCCTTCAGCAGGGAGCGATTCGGAAGGTTCGTCAGCTGGTCGAAGTTTGCCATGTCGAGCAGGCGGTGCTCGGCCTGGCGGCGCACGGCGATCTCCCCTGACAGTTCCTTGGCCAGGTCGGCGTAGGCGAAGCGCGCCTGCAGGTCTTCGACAATCTGGTTGAAGCTGCGAATGGTCAATGCAATCAGCAGCGGGAACAGCAGGATCAGGATGGCAACGGCCACCAGGCTCTGCAACGAACCGTTGCCGAGGTGACGCATGATCAGGGGTGCCATCACGATCAACGCAAAGGTCACCGCGTACTTGCGATTGGCGACCAGCATCGGTGTGAAGATGGCGATCACGCCAACCATGACGACCGTCAGCAGCATCTGCCCCGAGGGGCTACCCGGCGGGTACATCAACAGGCCGCCAAAGGCCCAGCCGACAGCCGCAGCAACATTGCCGTACTGGAAGGCCTGGCTCCAGCGACTGGTTTCGGCCAGGGAGAGCTCTTCCTGCGCAAAGCGCCGCGCCAGCCAGGCCCGGCCCGCCGCAATGGCCAGCATGCAGCCCAGCCACAGGCTGATCGAAACCGGATGGGTGCTTTGCCAGAACAGCAGCGTTGCCAGGCCGGCCGCACCGGCGCCGGTGAGGTGCAATCCCCGGGAGTTCCGGTACAGCAGGTTGGTGAGCTCGCCCTCGACCTGGGGGTCAACATCGCGCTTTGGCACGATCACGTTGGCGGCAGTCTTTATTGGCACGCGGGCTCCATGGCGTCGGGACCAAACGCCCATTCTAGGCTGATTTCAAGGCTAAAAGTCGCCGCGCATCACGGTTCTTGACTATTATTAACTTATTGGTACTATCGTGTTCATGGTAACGACAAGGTCACAAATGGTCAGCGGTGCCGGAATCGGTGACTGGAGGCAGGAATGAACAGCACAACGCCGGAAGCGGGCCTGGACAAGGAACTGCAGTTGAAGAAGTTCCAGAAAGAGCTCAACGCGGGCACCGTGGCCTTGCTCTTGCTGACCTTGTTATCGCGCGCCGACAGCCCGCGCTACGGCTACGAGATTGCCAAGGAACTGGAGCAGTACGACAGCCAGGACCTGATCGGCAAGCAGTCCGCGCTGTACCCGGTGCTGCGCAATCTGTCGGGGGGCGGCTTGCTGGAAAGCTGGGTCGAGCCCTCGGTGAGTGGCCCGCCGCGACGGTATTACCGAATCACGTCGGCGGGGCGCGACATGCTGTCGTCCTGGAAGGTCGCCTGGCAGGACACGTCGAACCTGGTGCAAACGCTTTTGATGGAGTCTGGCAATGAACACGAATGACACGAATCCCATGCCACGTACGGTAGAGGAATACCTTGACCAGCTGGCAGCAGCCCTTGGCGATGCCGACCCAGCGCTGCGCCAGGACGCGCTTTACGATGCCGAGGAGTACCTGCGGGCGGAAATCGCACAGCATGCGACCCTGCCGGTCAGCGAAGTGCTGGCCCGTATCGTCAATACCTACGGCGCGCCCCAGGAGGTCGCCGCCACCTACCTGCAGACCGAGGAGACGGTGGCCCGGGCCATGCGCACGCCAAGACGCGTCGGATCACCCACCAGGCGCAACGCCGCGTTGCGATTCTTTGGTGTGTTCGGCGACCTGCGCAGTTATTCGGCACTGTTCTACATGCTCCTGGCGGGCGCTACCGGTGTCTTCTATTTCGCCTGGGTAATGGCGGGACTGGGCCTGTCGATGGGGCTGTTCGTGCTGATCATCGGCATTCCGTTCACCCTGCTGTTCCTTGGCAGCACGCGCATGTTGTCGCTGCTGGAAGGCCGGATCATCGAAACCTTTCTGGGCGTGCGCATGCCGCGCCGCCCGATCTATCCGAACCGGGAGAAAGGCCTGTTTGTCAGTATCAAGAGCATGCTGGTCGATGTCCGCACCTGGACGACCTTGCTGTACATGCTGCTGATGCTGCCACTTGGCATGAGTTATTTCGGCCTGGCGGTCACCAGCCTGTCAGTGTCGCTGAGCCTGATCATCGTGCCGTTCGCGGCGCTCACGGGAGTCGGAGCGTACGACGGTACGTCGATCCAGTTCTGGTACCACGGGCCGCTGCGCTTGCAACTGGACCGTCCGGACCTGCTGGAGGTGCTGTCACTCATGCTGCTCGGGTTCCTGCTGCTGACCGTGTCGTTGCACCTGTACCGTGGCATCGCGGTTTTCCACGGGCACGTGGCCCGCGGTCTGCTGGTGCTGGGTTCGAGAAACTGAGATCGCCTGGCTGACTGTTCCTGGGCGTCAGGAAGCAGCAAGAAAAACGCCTGCATCTGCAGGCGTTTCTTGCTTCACGCGTGGTGTCACGTCGTGACGAGAAGTGGTTCAGGCAACGACCAGCACTACCCCCAGTCCCATCAGGACAAATCCCACAATCTGGCGAGAGTTGAGGTGTTCGCCCAGGAACAGCTTCGACACGATGGCGACGCAGACAACGCCGGAGCTCAGATTCATGGCCGCCATTTCGCTGGCCTGGTAAGTACCGATGCCCCAGCGAATGGCTGAAATGTTCAGCAGGTACTCGGGCAGCACGATGAACCAGCTCACCAGCAGGGCGAAGAAGAAGCCCTTGTGGCGAAAGCGGATGTGCCCAAGCCAGGCGAAAGCCATCAAGGCGCTGGAAGCAAACAGCATGAGTGGAACGGCATAAACAACCATGGCTTATCGGGGTCCCTCTTTCCGGTCCGAGCTTGAAATCAGGATCATGGAAACCCCCATGATGGCGAAGCCAAGCATTTTCTGGCCGGTGAGCTGTTCTCCCAGCACGTAAATCGATACCAGGGCAATACACACCACGCCCGTGCAGAGCCTGAATGCACCCATCTGGCCGCCAGTGAATTTCTTGTAACCGATGCGAAGCGCCATGATGTTGAGCGCATACTCTGGGAGCACGAGCAGCCAGGCAAACAGCGTTGCCATCATGAACGTCAGGTCTTCCTTGAAGCGCAAGTGGCCGAGCCAGGCCGTCGCCATGATGGCGCTGGAAGTAAGCAGCATCGCCGGCACGATCAGGTAGAGCAACTGGCCCTGGTGGTCCTTCTGGCGGGACTTCCCTGCGGGCAGTTCACGGCTGGTCGAGGCGACGGTTGTGGATTCAGGAGTTTCTTTCAAGAGATTGCCCATAATCAGGATTGCAGCATGGCAGGGGGGGCGTGTGTTTCCAGTAACGAAAACGTTGCTGTCAAAATACACGTTCGATGAAGGCGATATCGGGTGTGCTAGGTCATCGCTGAATCACCTACCTGGCGCCGCCTGATCCCTGTTTTTCGCTGGCATCGAGTGTGGCGATGACTGGGCGGGATACTAGAGAGGTTTTGCGCCGGTTTCCAGCCCGGGACCGGCAGACCTTTTTTCCGGTACGACGGGATCGCGCTGGCATGGTGTGCCAGGGTAGGATCCGCCCCTTGGCTGGATTTCCCGCGGGCGCCGGCAGCCGCTTCACAGGGGTGAAAAAGTTC from Gammaproteobacteria bacterium encodes:
- a CDS encoding sensor domain-containing protein, giving the protein MNTNDTNPMPRTVEEYLDQLAAALGDADPALRQDALYDAEEYLRAEIAQHATLPVSEVLARIVNTYGAPQEVAATYLQTEETVARAMRTPRRVGSPTRRNAALRFFGVFGDLRSYSALFYMLLAGATGVFYFAWVMAGLGLSMGLFVLIIGIPFTLLFLGSTRMLSLLEGRIIETFLGVRMPRRPIYPNREKGLFVSIKSMLVDVRTWTTLLYMLLMLPLGMSYFGLAVTSLSVSLSLIIVPFAALTGVGAYDGTSIQFWYHGPLRLQLDRPDLLEVLSLMLLGFLLLTVSLHLYRGIAVFHGHVARGLLVLGSRN
- a CDS encoding DMT family protein, coding for MVVYAVPLMLFASSALMAFAWLGHIRFRHKGFFFALLVSWFIVLPEYLLNISAIRWGIGTYQASEMAAMNLSSGVVCVAIVSKLFLGEHLNSRQIVGFVLMGLGVVLVVA
- a CDS encoding DMT family protein; amino-acid sequence: MKETPESTTVASTSRELPAGKSRQKDHQGQLLYLIVPAMLLTSSAIMATAWLGHLRFKEDLTFMMATLFAWLLVLPEYALNIMALRIGYKKFTGGQMGAFRLCTGVVCIALVSIYVLGEQLTGQKMLGFAIMGVSMILISSSDRKEGPR